The segment ACGCCGATCTTTTCTGTCGCGAATTGCGTCGCTTGTGACCGTCCCTGTGCTGGACGGGGCGTGGACCATTCCTGCTGGCTTTGATCCGTTGTAATCCCTCTCCCTAAAATGAAACGATCTCCTCGAAAGCCTTGATGGCGAAAGAGTCGGTCATGCCTGAGATATAGTCCAGAATGGCTCGGGTGTAATCGTCTTCGTCCTCGGGATTGTAGAGTCGGTCAGCCATGTACTTGAGGCTGATGGTGCGCCGCAGGCTCGGGTGTCCATATTTGATCAGCCAGTCGTAGAAGGTGTCGGCCAGATGGGGGCAGACCTCACGCAACTGGTTGACATTGGAGAGGCTTTTGTCTGGATGGTAAGTACCTTTGAGTCGTTTGAAAATGGTGTTTACGATTAGTTCTGCATATTCCACGAAATAGGCCAATCGCTCATGAAAATGGATGTGACGGTAGTTGAATTCCGTCAGTTCGGACATCAGCTCCACATTGGCGCTTGAGAAGCGCAGCCCTGTTTCAGGAGAGCTGCTGCGACACAGGTCGTTGATGAAGACCTGCATCAGCAGGGAGTTGTTGATGTGGCGGAAGGTGGATTCTCCGAAACGCTGAGCCACCGCACGCAGATATTTCAGTTCATCTCGAGTCAGAATCTTCAGGCGGATGGCATCCTCGATGTCGCGGCCAAGTGCGGCTACGCGGTCTGCGACCTTGACCACTGCCCCTTCCCAAGTGAACGGCTCGACAATGGTATCCCCGGGGATTTGTTCCAGTGGAAGGGCTGTGTCTCTGGGGTAGACCGGCCTGTCTCCCATTTGACCGCAGTGACAGACCACGCCATCACGCACCGCATAAGTCAGATTCAGGTTGTAATGGACCCCGCCCGGGGCTTCCAGAGTCTCGATTCGATCCACGAAATGCAGGCTGTTGTTCTGATGCC is part of the Desulfovibrio ferrophilus genome and harbors:
- a CDS encoding deoxyguanosinetriphosphate triphosphohydrolase family protein, producing the protein MEPTFLSEAMHPGHPKWDQAVTRRDPLYARQGDLRSEFARDYNRTLHCTAYRRLKHKTQVFYATQNDHVCTRIEHVNHVTAVARTIAETLGLNAELTSAIAIGHDLGHAPFGHAGERLLSRIAETELGSRFRHQNNSLHFVDRIETLEAPGGVHYNLNLTYAVRDGVVCHCGQMGDRPVYPRDTALPLEQIPGDTIVEPFTWEGAVVKVADRVAALGRDIEDAIRLKILTRDELKYLRAVAQRFGESTFRHINNSLLMQVFINDLCRSSSPETGLRFSSANVELMSELTEFNYRHIHFHERLAYFVEYAELIVNTIFKRLKGTYHPDKSLSNVNQLREVCPHLADTFYDWLIKYGHPSLRRTISLKYMADRLYNPEDEDDYTRAILDYISGMTDSFAIKAFEEIVSF